Below is a window of Comamonadaceae bacterium M7527 DNA.
AAGCAACGCCAGCATGCGTCGCACTGCAGCAAACCCATCCGGGTCAATTGCAGTATGTGGGTGCGGACATCACCCAATCAGCAGAAATTGCCAAGCTGATCACGCAGGCAACCGCGACTTTTGGCAACATAGACGTACTATTTAACAATGCAGCCATCTTTGACATGGCACCCCTTCTAGAGTCGGACGAAGCCATGTACGACAAGCTGTTTAGCGTCAACGTCAAGGGTGCGTTTTTTGTGATGCAGGCGGTACTAAAGCATATGGTGGCTGCGGGCACCAAGGGCTCCATTATCAATATGGCTTCACAAGCAGGCAGGCGCGGCGAGGCATTGGTATCGCACTACTGCGCCAGCAAAGCGGCGGTCATCAGCTACACCCAGTCCGCAGCGCTGGCCATGGCTCCCCACCATATTCGCGTGAATGCCATTGCCCCAGGCGTCATAGACACACCCATGTGGGCACACGTAGACAGCTTGTTTGCACGCTACGAACACCTGCCACTGGGTGAAAAAAAGAAACAGGTAGGCTTGGCCGTACCGCTGGGCTACATGGGCACGCCTAGCGACATTGCAGGGCCTGCAGTATTCTTGGCGAGTAACGCTGCCAACTACGTAACGGCGCAATGCCTGAACGTAGACGGTGGTAGCGTAATGAGTTAACCAAACCGCGCATCACAACACGTCATGCCTAACAAAATTCGTACTACACCCAGACAAATCAAGCCAGAACTTGAGCACGTCTTTTCACGCTCGCCCAAGCTGGGCTACGAGGCACCAGAAGACACCGGCATGGTGCGCTGCCTTTCGCACGGCTTTCCTACGCCATTGGCACGCTGGCATTTTCATGATGAATACGAGCTACACCTTATTACCGAGACATCTGGCAAAGCCTTTATAGGCGACTGGATAGGCCCATTTCAGCCCGGTCATTTGGTGTTGTGTGGACCACGTTTGCCACACAACTGGATCTCGCTCGATTTGCCACAGGATGGTGTCCAAACACGCGACTACGTCATACAGTTTGACCACGACCCTATCCTCAAAGCAGCTGAGCTGCTGCCCGAGTTGCTGGAAGTGCTGCCACTACTGGACCGAGCTAGGCACGGTATCGAGTTTTTTGGCATGGGCGACGTTGCACTGGCACACTGGAAGCGCGTGAAGGAAGCCAGGGGCGTTGGCCGTATGGCTGCGTTTTTTGAGTTTTTGTCTGACCTGGTGGCTTCTAGCGACTACCGGCTGCTGTCCAACGTTCAGCTGCAAGGCGCGGTGCACGATGAGGTCAATGTTGAGCTGATCAACAAGGTGGTTAACCGCATCACAGACAACCTGTCTGAGCCCTTATCCATGAGTGAAGCCGCCGAGCAAATGGGCATGGCTGAAAGCCGTTTTTCACGTTTTTTCCGCAAGGCCACTGGTAACAACTACACCGACTTCGTGAACCGCATCCGCATCAACCGCGCCTGCCAGTTACTGATGGAGTCTGACAAGTTGGTAACTGACATTTGCTACGAAGTGGGCTTTAACAACGTGGCCAACTTCAACCGCCGCTTTCTTGACTCTAAGGGCACCACACCCACCGACTTTAGACGGCAATCGGCCACACGCTTTGGCGTAATGCCGCACTAGCCTAAATAACACCACACCATGTATTTGGGTCTCGATTTAGGCACGTCTGAGCTCAAGGCGCTGTTACTCAACGAAAGTCACCGCGTGGTCGCCACTGCTGGTGTACCGCTGACGGTGCAAACATCGCAACCACTATGGTCTGAGCAAGATCCGAATGCTTGGTGGCAAGCCACACTGCAGGTTATGGCGCAGCTAAAAGCCCAACACCCAGAAGCCTTGGCACAAGTGAAGGGCATTGGCTTGTCTGGGCAGATGCACGGCGCTGTGCTGCTAAATGCTGCAGGCGATGTACTGCGCCCAGCCATGTTGTGGAACGATGGGCGCAGCCACGCACAGTGCGCGCAACTCACCCAGTCTTTACCCGACGTGGCAAACATCACAGGCAACCTTGCCATGCCCGGCTTTACCGCGCCAAAGCTTTTGTGGGTCGCTCAACACGAGCCAGACATATTTGCACAATGCACCACCGTGCTGCTGCCCAAAGATTGGCTGCGCTACAAACTGACTGGCTTATTCGTTAGCGACATGTCTGATGCCGCTGGCACCTTGTGGCTAGACGTTGGCAAACGTGATTGGTCAGACCAAGTATTGGCCATATGCCATTTAAGTCGCGCGCACATGCCGCAGCTGGTTGAGGGCAGTGCTGCTTCTGGCGTACTACTGCAAGCGCTGGCTGACAGCTGGGACATGGCTACGGCACCAGTGGTGGCAGGCGGCGCTGGTGATAATGCCGCCAGCGCTGTAGGCATGGGCCTGGTACAACCCAGCCAAGGTTTTGTATCTTTGGGCACCTCAGGCGT
It encodes the following:
- a CDS encoding L-iditol 2-dehydrogenase, yielding MTTPTLDNKHALLTGAGGGIGLAVAQAYLQEGAKCTIVDLPAQATPACVALQQTHPGQLQYVGADITQSAEIAKLITQATATFGNIDVLFNNAAIFDMAPLLESDEAMYDKLFSVNVKGAFFVMQAVLKHMVAAGTKGSIINMASQAGRRGEALVSHYCASKAAVISYTQSAALAMAPHHIRVNAIAPGVIDTPMWAHVDSLFARYEHLPLGEKKKQVGLAVPLGYMGTPSDIAGPAVFLASNAANYVTAQCLNVDGGSVMS
- a CDS encoding AraC family transcriptional regulator, producing the protein MPNKIRTTPRQIKPELEHVFSRSPKLGYEAPEDTGMVRCLSHGFPTPLARWHFHDEYELHLITETSGKAFIGDWIGPFQPGHLVLCGPRLPHNWISLDLPQDGVQTRDYVIQFDHDPILKAAELLPELLEVLPLLDRARHGIEFFGMGDVALAHWKRVKEARGVGRMAAFFEFLSDLVASSDYRLLSNVQLQGAVHDEVNVELINKVVNRITDNLSEPLSMSEAAEQMGMAESRFSRFFRKATGNNYTDFVNRIRINRACQLLMESDKLVTDICYEVGFNNVANFNRRFLDSKGTTPTDFRRQSATRFGVMPH
- the xylB gene encoding xylulokinase, translated to MYLGLDLGTSELKALLLNESHRVVATAGVPLTVQTSQPLWSEQDPNAWWQATLQVMAQLKAQHPEALAQVKGIGLSGQMHGAVLLNAAGDVLRPAMLWNDGRSHAQCAQLTQSLPDVANITGNLAMPGFTAPKLLWVAQHEPDIFAQCTTVLLPKDWLRYKLTGLFVSDMSDAAGTLWLDVGKRDWSDQVLAICHLSRAHMPQLVEGSAASGVLLQALADSWDMATAPVVAGGAGDNAASAVGMGLVQPSQGFVSLGTSGVVFVSAASYVPNPTQALHAFCHAIPNTWHQMSVMLSAASALTWAKDVLNLPDEAALLALAATLSEQQRETAPLFLPYLSGERSPHNNAHASGVWFGMTRAHTNAHLAYAVAEGVGFGLADGLRTLQQPTPTELSVVGGGTRSAWWLQLLANIMQTTLTLHSGAQTGAALGAARLGWLAHIGDTPANIAMVCTTPPVAQTFSPNRAAHDHLQTRFARFQTLYAALKPLMVGGEAAHGQG